Proteins encoded in a region of the Triticum dicoccoides isolate Atlit2015 ecotype Zavitan chromosome 3A, WEW_v2.0, whole genome shotgun sequence genome:
- the LOC119273257 gene encoding F-box/FBD/LRR-repeat protein At1g13570-like has protein sequence MAATSKKECVLCKFVHGRDAETARMYPIYIKMEHIFVEICFWDQRQVLTACSLFQNAPNLKKLGMRSCVSSTWDQDQDQANIQELTVQLQMDHLVTASMEGFAGLDYEVDFVAKLLSWAPALEELEIEWEGETDCSRVLAKLLALPRVSPRAKVIVTF, from the exons ATGGCGGCCACCTCCAAAAAAGAGTGCGTGCTTTGCAAGTTTGTGCATGGAC GTGATGCCGAGACCGCGAGGATGTACCCAA TATATATCAAAATGGAGCATATTTTTGTTGAGATATGCTTTTGGGACCAGAGGCAAGTCTTGACTGCTTGTTCACTGTTTCAGAATGCCCCTAACTTAAAGAAGCTTGGCATGCGG AGTTGCGTTTCGAGCACATGGGATCAGGATCAGGATCAGGCGAACATTCAAGAGCTTACCGTGCAATTGCAAATGGACCATCTCGTAACGGCCAGTATGGAAGGTTTTGCGGGTCTGGACTATGAAGTTGATTTCGTCGCAAAGCTACTGAGCTGGGCACCAGCTTTGGAAGAATTGGAGATAGAATGGGAGGGCGAAACAGACTGCAGCAGGGTTCTTGCGAAGCTATTAGCTCTGCCGAGGGTATCTCCCAGGGCCAAGGTCATTGTTACATTTTGA
- the LOC119273626 gene encoding F-box/FBD/LRR-repeat protein At1g13570-like, with amino-acid sequence MLKKQLGLAPYQVLGGMHGLINMPEISLRDGNFARTKFVTLVDMVLALHKGTIEEFDISGNKNYHDEFGRWMIMLSRRSPKSVIIKLNSGLRYKIPSCLFSIDDLESLHLKNCIISLPRAFQGFKSLTDLSLNIFSSTDRDIQNLISFCPILTNLSLTSFEGIHCLNIQSPKLKYLYIDGDFEDISLDAPNMEVTLLSLDPKAKSYQSVPVVHDKESYVKQSLGSLSEIKKLGIFGTFMKYLSKGCILTKLPAVFTRLEDIYLTICFCDQRQVFTTCSLLQNAPNLKKLHMWARMPPSGSSSTWDQDQASIQELTLQMQMDHLIIASMKCFQGLDYEVNFVAKLLSCTPALEEVKIEWMGEMDRSMVLTKLLALPRVSPRAKIIVT; translated from the exons ATGTTGAAGAAGCAGTTAGGACTAGCACCTTATCAAGTACTTGGAGGGATGCATGGGCTAATTAATATGCCAGAAATATCTCTGCGTGATGGAAATTTTGCACGGACCAAGTTCGTTACGTTGGTCGATATGGTGCTAGCACTCCACAAGGGAACAATAGAGGAGTTTGATATTTCAGGTAACAAAAATTACCATGATGAGTTTGGTAGGTGGATGATCATGCTGTCAAGGAGATCACCAAAATCAGTTATAATCAAGTTGAACTCAGGGCTAAGGTATAAGATTCCCTCGTGCCTCTTTTCTATCGATGATCTGGAGTCTCTGCACCTAAAAAACTGCATCATCAGCTTGCCCCGGGCATTCCAAGGTTTCAAGAGCCTAACTGACCTCAGCCTGAACATTTTCTCCTCCACAGACCGGGACATCCAAAATCTGATCTCGTTCTGCCCCATACTGACTAATTTGTCATTAACTTCTTTTGAGGGCATCCACTGTCTAAACATTCAATCTCCTAAACTGAAATATCTTTATATTGATGGGGACTTTGAAGACATTAGTTTGGATGCCCCTAATATGGAGGTGACCCTTCTCTCTCTTGATCCCAAAGCTAAATCATATCAATCTGTTCCGGTTGTGCATGACAAGGAAAGCTATGTCAAACAGTCATTGGGAAGCCTAAGTGAAATAAAAAAACTTGGAATTTTTGGCACTTTCATGAAG TATCTATCAAAGGGGTGTATACTTACGAAGCTCCCTGCCGTGTTTACTCGCCTGGAGGATATTTATCTTACGATATGCTTTTGCGACCAGAGGCAAGTCTTCACCACGTGTTCATTGTTACAGAATGCCCCTAACTTGAAGAAGCTTCACATGTGGGCACGCATGCCTCCA AGTGGCTCTTCAAGCACATGGGATCAGGATCAGGCCAGCATTCAAGAACTTACCCTGCAAATGCAAATGGACCATCTCATAATTGCCAGTATGAAATGTTTCCAGGGTTTGGACTACGAGGTCAATTTCGTGGCAAAGCTATTGAGCTGCACACCTGCTTTGGAAGAAGTGAAAATAGAGTGGATGGGCGAAATGGATCGCAGCATGGTTCTTACCAAGCTATTAGCTCTGCCAAGGGTGTCTCCCAGGGCCAAGATCATTGTTACATGA
- the LOC119273628 gene encoding F-box protein At5g03100-like yields MEMLGQFDLDSEATSACKKTREEATSVVSSDSISSLPPEIKGDILSRLNVEEAVRTSTLSSTWKDAWTYMPKIITRDGNFAQTKFVTLVDTVLSLHKGTIEKFDISGKGSYHDEFVRWMLMLSRRSPRSVIIKLNSGPRYRIPSCLFSIAYLKCLCLENCTISLPRAFEGFKSLTYLSLKIFCSTDRDIQNLILCCPILTNLILIYFEGIHCLNIQAPKLEYLKVYGDFEDIALDAPNLEEATLSIDYRSNVYQSVPIALDKESLVKRALGSLSEIKSLLITGFFLKYLSKGCIPMRLPAVFRRLEYIYVMINFEDQRQVLTACSLFQIAPNLKEFKISSYRWGIPDLDHLVTASMYYFEGLDYEIDFVAKILKVEWRGDIERSKVVAKLLLDLPRASPRAKVIVTF; encoded by the exons ATGGAAATGCTAGGACAGTTTGACCTGGATTCTGAAGCAACGAGTGCATGTAAAAAGACCAGGGAGGAAGCTACATCTGTTGTGAGTTCAGACAGCATTAGCAGTCTACCTCCAGAGATAAAGGGCGACATCCTCTCCCGTTTGAATGTCGAAGAAGCGGTTAGAACTAGCACCCTATCAAGTACTTGGAAGGATGCATGGACTTATATGCCAAAAATAATTACGCGCGATGGAAATTTTGCACAAACAAAGTTTGTTACGTTGGTCGATACGGTGCTATCACTCCACAAGGGAACCATAGAAAAGTTTGATATATCAGGTAAAGGAAGTTACCATGATGAATTCGTTAGGTGGATGCTCATGCTGTCAAGGAGATCACCAAGATCAGTTATAATCAAGTTGAACTCAGGGCCAAGGTATAGGATTCCCTCATGCCTCTTTTCTATTGCCTATCTGAAGTGTCTGTGCCTGGAAAACTGCACTATCAGCCTGCCCCGGGCATTTGAAGGTTTCAAGAGCCTAACTTACCTCAGCCTGAAAATTTTCTGCTCAACAGACAGGGatattcaaaatctgatcttgtgcTGCCCCATACTGACCAATTTGATATTAATTTATTTTGAGGGCATCCACTGTCTAAACATTCAAGCTCCTAAACTGGAATATCTTAAAGTTTATGGGGACTTTGAAGATATTGCTTTGGACGCCCCTAATCTGGAGGAGGCCACTCTCTCTATTGATTACAGATCTAATGTATATCAATCTGTTCCAATTGCGCTTGACAAGGAAAGCCTTGTCAAGCGGGCACTGGGAAGCCTTAGTGAGATCAAATCACTTTTAATTACTGGTTTTTTCCTGAAG TATCTATCAAAGGGGTGCATACCTATGAGGCTCCCTGCCGTGTTTCGTCGGCTGGAGTAtatttatgttatgataaattttgAGGATCAGAGGCAAGTGTTGACCGCATGTTCATTGTTTCAGATTGCCCCTAACTTGAAGGAGTTTAAGATATCG AGTTACCGTTGGGGCATACCTGATCTGGACCATCTCGTAACGGCCAGTATGTACTATTTCGAGGGTTTGGACTATGAAATTGATTTCGTGGCAAAGATACTGAAGGTAGAGTGGAGGGGCGACATAGAGCGCAGCAAGGTTGTTGCCAAGCTGCTACTAGATCTACCGAGGGCGTCTCCCAGGGCCAAGGTCATTGTTACATTTTGA